One part of the Nitrospirota bacterium genome encodes these proteins:
- the coaD gene encoding pantetheine-phosphate adenylyltransferase, which translates to MKLGIYPGTFDPITNGHVDLVKRSLALFEKVVVAIAPSPHKHPLFGVKDRLEMIKESLKGFTRVEVEVFDGLLVDYVKKKEAVAIIRGLRAVSDFEYELQMALMNRKLDSQIETVFLMPSEEYSYLTSTIVKGVAQYGGNVSELVPPVVLEHFQKNMRKKST; encoded by the coding sequence ATGAAACTGGGAATTTACCCCGGCACTTTTGATCCGATTACCAATGGACACGTCGATCTCGTAAAAAGAAGTCTGGCCCTTTTCGAAAAAGTCGTTGTCGCTATTGCTCCCAGCCCGCATAAACATCCCCTTTTCGGGGTAAAAGATCGCCTTGAAATGATCAAGGAATCGCTCAAGGGATTTACCCGCGTTGAAGTCGAGGTCTTTGACGGTCTATTGGTTGACTATGTCAAAAAGAAGGAAGCCGTCGCAATCATTCGCGGATTGCGAGCCGTCTCCGACTTTGAATATGAATTACAGATGGCACTTATGAATCGTAAACTTGATTCCCAGATTGAGACGGTCTTTTTGATGCCGAGCGAGGAATATTCCTACCTCACGTCTACGATTGTCAAGGGAGTCGCCCAATATGGAGGAAATGTCAGCGAACTGGTCCCTCCCGTTGTGTTAGAACATTTTCAAAAAAACATGAGAAAGAAATCAACATGA
- the rsmD gene encoding 16S rRNA (guanine(966)-N(2))-methyltransferase RsmD, with product MIRISGGKKRGRHLFTLDDPDLRPTSGKVREALFNILGEKINGVQFLDLFAGSGLVGIEALSRGAAHCTFIEKDFRHFKLLQKNIERIQFQNDATLIEIDALKFVKGPSQFDLVFVDPPYASKLLEKILPALGGSDMIEKGGMIIVEHFKKLTLDPIYGRFSLLKSYAYGDTFLSIYHASEKGNS from the coding sequence ATGATCAGAATATCTGGCGGTAAGAAAAGAGGACGGCATCTCTTCACACTGGACGATCCGGACTTGCGTCCCACATCCGGAAAGGTCAGGGAGGCGCTTTTCAATATTTTGGGAGAAAAAATAAATGGCGTCCAGTTCCTCGATCTATTTGCCGGTTCCGGTCTGGTAGGAATTGAAGCATTGAGCCGTGGTGCCGCCCACTGCACCTTTATTGAGAAAGACTTCCGTCATTTTAAACTTCTCCAGAAAAATATTGAACGGATCCAATTCCAAAATGACGCCACACTGATCGAAATCGATGCCTTGAAATTTGTAAAAGGCCCATCACAATTCGACCTGGTCTTTGTCGATCCTCCCTATGCCTCAAAACTCCTTGAAAAGATATTGCCTGCCCTGGGAGGGAGTGATATGATAGAAAAAGGGGGAATGATCATCGTAGAACATTTCAAAAAACTGACATTGGATCCCATTTATGGCCGTTTTTCTCTCTTAAAGAGTTATGCTTACGGCGATACCTTTTTGTCGATTTACCACGCGTCAGAAAAAGGGAATTCATGA
- the radC gene encoding DNA repair protein RadC, which produces MIQETGNKKGIPSWPESERPRKRLIDEGVGTLSDAQLLAIVIRMGKKGKTAVEIAIRVLNHFKGLKTLSQASVEELCEMEGIGPCKGAQILAAIELGKRALSNKKEQKGRFLSSQDLFAYFYPEFSSLKVEIFKIVLLDTKNRLIRDIEISRGSLNQTVVHPREVFNKAIRESSAAIILIHNHPSGDPEPSQEDTRLTRNLVQAGQLLGIPVLDHIIIGQESYYSFADRHFIIEK; this is translated from the coding sequence ATGATTCAAGAAACTGGCAATAAAAAGGGCATCCCGTCCTGGCCTGAATCGGAGCGGCCGAGGAAGAGACTCATTGACGAGGGGGTTGGAACGCTTTCTGACGCCCAGTTGTTGGCCATTGTTATCCGAATGGGGAAAAAGGGCAAGACAGCTGTTGAAATCGCTATTAGAGTCCTGAATCACTTTAAGGGACTCAAGACCCTTTCTCAGGCCTCCGTTGAAGAGCTCTGCGAAATGGAAGGCATTGGTCCATGCAAAGGGGCACAGATCCTGGCTGCAATCGAATTAGGTAAAAGGGCACTCTCGAACAAGAAAGAGCAAAAGGGACGCTTCTTGTCGAGTCAGGACCTTTTCGCCTATTTTTATCCAGAATTTTCGTCACTTAAAGTGGAGATATTTAAAATCGTCTTGCTCGATACCAAGAACAGGCTGATCCGAGATATTGAAATTTCGAGAGGAAGCCTGAATCAGACCGTGGTTCATCCGCGCGAAGTTTTTAACAAAGCGATCAGGGAATCCTCTGCCGCAATTATCTTGATTCACAATCATCCCAGTGGCGATCCGGAGCCGAGCCAGGAAGATACCCGTCTTACCCGAAATTTAGTACAGGCAGGCCAACTCCTTGGAATCCCTGTCCTGGACCATATCATCATCGGTCAGGAAAGTTATTACAGTTTTGCCGATCGACATTTCATCATTGAAAAATAA